Proteins encoded together in one Cicer arietinum cultivar CDC Frontier isolate Library 1 chromosome 4, Cicar.CDCFrontier_v2.0, whole genome shotgun sequence window:
- the LOC101501477 gene encoding ATP-dependent Clp protease proteolytic subunit 5, chloroplastic-like — MSHTCFLTPSSSLTFNSPSPSSSHSHILSLSSNSFLSGKLRKSVEIRKTSKKATVKAVYGDEFWAPQRSLRRGIWSMREDLQVPSSPYFPAYAQGQGPPPMVQERFQSVISQLFQYRIIRCGGAVDDDMANIIVSQLLYLDAVDPNKDIIMYVNSPGGSVTAGMAIFDTMRHIRPDVSTVCVGLAASMGAFLLSAGTKGKRFSLPNSRIMIHQPLGGFQGGQSDIDIQANEMLHHKANLNGYLSYQTGQSLEKINQDTDRDYFMSAKEAKEYGLIDGVIMNPLKALQPLAAAEEGKDRAIV, encoded by the exons atgTCTCATACTTGTTTTCTCACTCCCTCTTCCTCTCTTACATTCAACTCCCCCTCTCCTTCTTCTTCTCACTCTCACATTCTTTCTCTCTCCTCCAACTCTTTTCTCTCCGG GAAATTGAGAAAATCTGTGGAAATTCGAAAGACTTCTAAAAAAGCTACTGTGAAAGCTGTGTATGGTGATGAATTTTGGGCACCTCAGAGGAGTTTGCGTCGGGGTATTTGGTCCATGAG GGAGGATTTGCAAGTACCATCTTCCCCTTATTTCCCTGCCTACGCACAAGGACAAGGGCCACCTCCAATGGTGCAGGAGCGTTTCCAGAGTGTTATAAGTCAGCTTTTCCAATAT AGAATAATCCGTTGTGGTGGAGCAGTTGACGATGATATGGCAAATATTATAGTTTCTCAGCTTCTTTATCTTGACGCTGTTGATCCAAACAAG GATATTATCATGTACGTAAATTCTCCAGGAGGATCGGTTACAGCTg GTATGGCAATATTTGATACAATGAGGCATATCAGACCTGATGTGTCCACTGTTTGTGTTGGATTGGCGGCTAG TATGGGAGCTTTTCTGCTTAGCGCTGGGACCAAAG GAAAAAGATTCAGCTTGCCAAATTCAAGGATAATGATTCATCAACCGCTCGGTGGTTTTCAAGGAGGGCAATCTGACATAGATATTCAG GCAAATGAAATGCTGCATCACAAGGCAAACCTGAATGGATATCTCTCCTATCAAACTGGCCAAAGTCTAGAGAAAATTAACCAGGATACAGACCGTGATTATTTTATGAGTGCAAAAGAAGCCAAAGAATATGGACTCATTGATGGTGTCATTATGAATCCTCTCAAAGCACTTCAGCCTTTGGCAGCTGCAGAAGAGGGTAAAGATAGGGCTATTGTTTGA
- the LOC101501793 gene encoding uncharacterized protein has product MGWQKKSKELIFNHVATYTPKKIFHLLTITILTLLLPLSFLLLSSLSGAQFYSQIHSQQPFSYLFYFAIHTTPCILYVLVSIVSVATLIHGLLGKITLLNESSNSVLKLHLYIAWILLCTFQVCVALGIEGSIAAGVFYSDIDVVDENDDGSSFGVKRSFLSRMIFLLGLHETTQIWCRIVVRPVVDDTVFGVGKRERWIEKVVVAISLGTLWWWKLREEVENLAVMAETKIEESMDVGIEEFVGWWLYYLTVTIGMVRIVKGVMWIFMVSTCRRRVTEISEVESEPSHNFDKV; this is encoded by the coding sequence ATGGGTTGGCAGAAAAAATCCAAAGAGTTAATCTTCAACCATGTTGCTACCTACACCCCCAAAAAGATCTTCCACCTCCTCACCATCACAATCCTTACCCTTCTCCTCCCTCTCTCTTTTCTTCTCTTATCTAGTCTCTCTGGTGCTCAATTCTACTCTCAAATCCATTCACAACAACCTTTTTCCTATCTTTTCTATTTTGCTATTCACACCACCCCATGTATTCTCTATGTTCTTGTTTCCATTGTAAGTGTAGCTACTCTAATCCATGGCTTATTGGGAAAAATCACCCTTTTAAATGAGTCATCCAATTCTGTTCTCAAACTTCATCTTTACATAGCATGGATTCTCCTTTGCACTTTTCAAGTTTGTGTTGCTTTAGGAATTGAAGGAAGCATTGCAGCTGGAGTTTTTTATTCTGATATCGATGTTGTCGATGAAAACGATGATGGTTCTAGTTTTGGTGTTAAGAGAAGCTTCTTAAGCAGAATGATTTTTCTGTTGGGTTTGCACGAAACAACACAAATTTGGTGTAGAATTGTTGTAAGACCAGTGGTGGATGACACTGTTTTTGGGGTTGGAAAAAGAGAAAGGTGGATTGAGAAAGTTGTCGTGGCTATTAGTTTAGGAACTTTGTGGTGGTGGAAATTGAGAGAAGAAGTTGAAAATTTGGCTGTTATGGCTGAAACAAAGATAGAAGAATCAATGGATGTTGGAATAGAGGAATTTGTTGGATGGTGGTTGTATTATCTTACTGTTACAATTGGAATGGTGAGGATTGTGAAAGGTGTTATGTGGATTTTCATGGTTTCTACTTGCAGAAGAAGAGTAACAGAGATTTCAGAGGTGGAATCAGAGCCCAGTCACAATTTTGACAAGGTGTAA